Proteins encoded within one genomic window of Flavobacterium gilvum:
- a CDS encoding BamA/TamA family outer membrane protein, protein MKRTLPLLAFLFSALCAFSFSKNDKHRNRTEEMKPLKLIGILDTVKSGDTIKKKEKKFAFVPMPTLTYDRSQGLGVGAITMGLFKADDSKKAPLSRVMAIGNYATNDSYYIMVGTRLYLKEDYWRVLTAVGYINYNFQAFQSFDEGEGGVTGVYETPYTTKGALFAFSLQRRVFENFYLGLGGFIMRSDVTVTLPDDSKIVEPNNTNSLSVPISYDTRNSIYNPSSGIFIDGRFSTVPSWLDNDHDFIKTMLYVNHYKELGAHKILASRFAMKANFGDVPFASQDYIGQTDLRGYTQGEYRGNQTYTVQSEFRNNFYKKWGYVGFAGLGIAYRKSETGAASGDWYNSGASWSKPLPSIGVGARYRVIEKAGQKVNAGIDVAAGRGDWGFYFRLTEAF, encoded by the coding sequence ATGAAAAGAACTCTCCCCCTACTTGCATTTTTGTTTTCTGCTCTTTGTGCTTTTTCATTTTCAAAAAATGATAAGCATAGAAACCGTACCGAAGAAATGAAACCATTAAAACTTATTGGTATTTTGGATACGGTAAAAAGTGGTGACACCATCAAAAAGAAAGAAAAGAAATTTGCTTTTGTACCAATGCCTACATTAACTTATGACCGTTCACAAGGATTAGGGGTTGGAGCAATAACCATGGGACTTTTCAAGGCTGATGATTCCAAAAAAGCACCTCTTTCCAGAGTTATGGCTATAGGTAATTATGCGACGAATGATTCTTATTATATAATGGTTGGTACACGTCTTTATCTTAAGGAAGATTATTGGAGAGTGCTTACTGCTGTTGGATATATAAATTATAATTTTCAGGCTTTTCAATCCTTTGATGAAGGCGAGGGAGGCGTAACAGGCGTTTATGAAACACCTTATACAACGAAGGGAGCTCTGTTTGCGTTCTCGTTACAGAGAAGGGTTTTTGAAAATTTTTATTTGGGTTTGGGTGGGTTCATAATGCGTTCAGATGTTACTGTCACGCTTCCAGATGATAGCAAAATTGTGGAGCCAAATAATACGAATTCACTTTCTGTACCAATAAGTTATGATACCCGAAACAGTATTTACAATCCGAGTTCAGGAATTTTTATAGATGGTAGATTCTCGACTGTGCCATCTTGGTTGGACAATGACCACGATTTTATTAAAACGATGTTATATGTGAATCATTATAAGGAATTGGGCGCTCACAAAATTTTGGCCAGCCGTTTTGCTATGAAAGCCAATTTTGGAGATGTTCCTTTTGCGTCTCAGGATTATATTGGTCAAACAGATTTAAGAGGTTATACGCAAGGGGAATATAGAGGAAATCAAACATACACTGTTCAATCAGAATTTAGAAATAATTTCTATAAAAAATGGGGATACGTTGGTTTTGCCGGACTCGGGATTGCTTATCGTAAGTCTGAAACAGGAGCCGCTTCGGGCGATTGGTATAATTCTGGTGCTTCATGGAGCAAACCATTACCAAGTATAGGAGTAGGTGCTCGTTATCGGGTTATTGAAAAAGCCGGTCAAAAAGTAAATGCGGGAATAGATGTCGCTGCAGGTCGCGGGGATTGGGGATTTTATTTTAGGCTTACCGAAGCTTTTTAG
- a CDS encoding NUDIX hydrolase, with amino-acid sequence MYKVFVNDKPLFLTNQISKETDFQLFLLDSIDIEQVIVKMFQNKIKKAYLYHPDESVIMKTLKAKIAVNKAGGGLVYNKKGEVLFIFRNGKWDLPKGGTDKGESIEETAMREVEEETGVNGLEVIKKLQKTYHVFKRNGKYRLKITHWFEMQSSFEGTPKGQLEEGIEKVAWLKPSEIPAALQNSYENIKLLFEEEKLINNK; translated from the coding sequence ATGTATAAAGTTTTTGTTAACGACAAACCACTTTTTTTGACAAATCAAATCTCTAAGGAGACAGATTTTCAACTTTTTTTGCTTGATAGTATTGATATTGAGCAGGTTATTGTGAAAATGTTTCAAAATAAAATTAAGAAAGCGTATCTGTATCACCCTGATGAAAGTGTGATTATGAAAACGTTGAAGGCAAAAATTGCGGTCAATAAAGCGGGCGGAGGATTGGTATATAATAAAAAAGGGGAAGTCTTATTTATTTTTAGAAACGGAAAATGGGATTTGCCAAAAGGGGGTACTGATAAAGGGGAGTCTATCGAAGAAACCGCCATGCGTGAAGTTGAGGAAGAAACAGGTGTAAATGGATTGGAAGTCATTAAAAAACTACAGAAAACGTATCATGTATTTAAACGAAACGGAAAATACAGACTAAAAATTACGCATTGGTTTGAGATGCAATCTTCATTTGAAGGTACTCCAAAAGGTCAATTGGAAGAAGGAATTGAAAAAGTAGCCTGGCTGAAACCAAGCGAAATTCCAGCTGCTTTACAAAATTCGTATGAAAATATTAAGCTTCTGTTTGAAGAAGAAAAATTAATCAATAATAAATAG
- the pyrE gene encoding orotate phosphoribosyltransferase: MIFNKNTAEKTAELLLQINAIKLNPGNPFTWASGWKSPIYCDNRLILSFPAIRNYVRDEFSKNIEKQFGKPDVIAGVATGAIGIGMLVAESMGLPFVYVRPEPKKHGRQNQVEGFLQKGQSVVIIEDLISTGNSSLLAVDGLRDAGAVIKGMAAIFTYGFDVAEENFKNSKVELYTLSNYQNLLNLAVAKKYITEEEEQTLREWNGSPATWSV; this comes from the coding sequence ATGATTTTTAATAAAAATACAGCCGAAAAAACAGCCGAATTGCTTTTGCAAATAAATGCAATTAAATTGAATCCAGGAAATCCTTTTACATGGGCTTCTGGATGGAAATCGCCTATATATTGCGATAATCGTTTAATCCTCTCGTTTCCAGCTATAAGAAATTATGTTCGGGACGAATTTTCCAAAAACATCGAAAAACAATTTGGTAAGCCAGATGTAATCGCTGGTGTAGCCACTGGAGCAATTGGTATTGGTATGCTGGTTGCAGAAAGTATGGGACTACCTTTTGTGTATGTGCGTCCAGAACCCAAAAAACATGGTCGCCAAAACCAAGTCGAAGGTTTTTTGCAAAAAGGACAAAGCGTAGTAATCATAGAAGACTTGATAAGCACTGGAAACAGTAGCCTACTCGCCGTTGATGGTTTACGGGATGCAGGAGCAGTTATAAAAGGAATGGCAGCCATATTTACTTATGGATTTGATGTTGCAGAAGAAAACTTTAAAAATTCCAAAGTCGAGTTATATACTTTGAGTAATTATCAAAATTTATTGAATTTGGCTGTTGCCAAAAAATATATTACCGAAGAAGAAGAACAAACTTTGAGGGAATGGAATGGCAGTCCTGCTACTTGGAGTGTTTAA
- a CDS encoding Rossmann-fold NAD(P)-binding domain-containing protein, with the protein MNLESPKVTVEKSSQELFDLLSDVKNFEKLMPDNIAKFEVTSEDAFIFGLKGMPEIKLKMKEKVAPNKIVLGAASDKIPFTLVANIDTVSDQSSAVKLDFEGEFNAMMAMMVKGPISKFIETLANNMTKL; encoded by the coding sequence ATGAACTTAGAAAGTCCAAAAGTTACAGTTGAAAAATCAAGTCAAGAATTATTTGATTTGTTAAGCGATGTAAAAAACTTCGAAAAATTAATGCCCGATAATATTGCAAAATTTGAAGTTACCTCAGAAGATGCTTTTATTTTTGGATTAAAAGGAATGCCAGAAATCAAATTGAAGATGAAAGAAAAAGTGGCTCCAAACAAAATCGTTTTGGGAGCTGCAAGCGACAAAATTCCTTTTACCTTGGTAGCCAACATCGATACCGTATCAGATCAGTCAAGTGCTGTAAAACTGGATTTTGAAGGTGAATTTAATGCAATGATGGCTATGATGGTAAAAGGCCCTATCAGCAAATTTATCGAAACTCTAGCAAACAACATGACAAAATTGTAA
- a CDS encoding biotin--[acetyl-CoA-carboxylase] ligase yields the protein MKLIKLDAIDSTNEFLKGLSNKEEVQNFTVVTAENQLKGKGQMGAKWDSESGKNLIMSVLVKDFLFDNEAVFNLNVVVSLAVIRTLKKYSIPELSVKWPNDIMSANKKIGGILIENSIKGSGAIRSVVGLGLNVNQLQFENLPRASSLAVICDTLFDKEEILFGIVEEIEQMIAKYNAVAFDLWEEYTGELFKIGVPAAFSDENQDNFMGIIKGVSSVGKLQILLEDDSICEYNLKEVQMLY from the coding sequence ATGAAGCTAATCAAACTCGATGCCATAGATTCGACAAATGAGTTTTTAAAAGGGTTATCGAACAAGGAGGAAGTTCAAAATTTTACTGTTGTAACCGCCGAAAACCAATTAAAAGGGAAGGGGCAGATGGGGGCTAAGTGGGACTCTGAGTCTGGTAAGAATCTTATAATGAGTGTTTTGGTTAAGGATTTTTTATTTGATAATGAAGCTGTTTTTAATTTGAATGTAGTTGTGTCATTGGCTGTAATTCGAACCTTGAAAAAATACAGTATTCCCGAATTAAGTGTGAAATGGCCAAACGACATTATGTCAGCCAATAAGAAAATAGGTGGCATATTGATTGAAAATAGTATAAAAGGTTCTGGAGCCATACGTTCTGTTGTTGGGTTGGGGCTGAATGTAAATCAGTTGCAATTTGAGAATTTGCCAAGAGCGTCATCGTTGGCAGTAATCTGTGATACTTTATTTGATAAAGAAGAAATTTTGTTTGGGATTGTTGAAGAAATAGAGCAAATGATAGCGAAATACAATGCCGTAGCTTTTGATTTGTGGGAAGAATATACCGGAGAATTGTTTAAAATAGGGGTTCCTGCAGCTTTTTCGGATGAAAATCAGGATAATTTTATGGGAATTATTAAAGGAGTTTCTTCTGTTGGGAAACTTCAGATTCTTTTGGAAGATGACAGTATTTGCGAATACAATCTGAAGGAAGTGCAGATGCTTTATTAA
- the rsfS gene encoding ribosome silencing factor: MAKKTINNDVLLANIIKGIEEVKGNDIDILDLREIDTAVCDYFVICNGNSNTQVNAIVNSIQKTVSKDLKDKPWHVEGSDVAEWVLMDYIHIVVHVFQKHIREYYNIEGLWGDAKITKIENKY; encoded by the coding sequence ATGGCGAAAAAGACTATAAACAACGATGTTCTCTTAGCAAACATCATCAAAGGAATAGAAGAAGTAAAAGGAAATGACATCGACATTTTAGATTTAAGAGAAATAGACACAGCCGTTTGTGACTATTTTGTCATCTGTAACGGTAATTCAAACACTCAAGTGAATGCCATCGTGAATTCTATTCAAAAAACAGTTTCTAAAGATTTAAAAGACAAACCTTGGCACGTTGAAGGTTCGGATGTGGCCGAATGGGTATTGATGGACTATATTCACATCGTGGTGCATGTATTTCAAAAACACATTCGCGAATATTACAACATTGAAGGCCTTTGGGGTGATGCCAAAATCACTAAAATAGAAAACAAATATTAA